One genomic window of Moorella glycerini includes the following:
- the mutS gene encoding DNA mismatch repair protein MutS: MMEQYRQIKSQYPDSILFFRLGDFYEMFYEDAEVVSRELDLVLTSRGGKEAAPMCGVPYHAADSYLARLIAKGYKVAICEQMEDPRQAKGLVRREVTRVVTPGTIIDEKALPARGNNYLAAIVGEGGNLGLAWADASTGEFQFTLCPGLEELLDELVRLMPAEYLLPPELATDASFCRRLQLYTRGVITSWAPAADPADARQALSDHFGKDKVDQVELPPAAGLAAAMVLSFLQATQHSSLAHLDAPAPAASTSRMVLDQATRRNLELVACGREQKREGSLLWVLDKTVTAMGARTLRRWLDQPLVDVKAIKARQEAVAELVDGFILRQELREALQAVRDLERLAGRVAYGTAGGRDLQSLRGSLAVVPEVMELLVGVRARFLLKIREQMDPLADLVDLLGRAIVDDPPVGIHEGGIIRPGYNAEVDHLRQAAEHGREWIASLEAEERERTGIKSLKVGYNRVFGYYIEVTRPNLPQVPADYERKQTLANAERFVTSRLQELERQVLGAEERLVQLEYELFQALREEVLKVLPRIQRTARALGVLDALLSLATVAVDHNYTCPQVDTGMVIQIEQGRHPVVELVGAHGSFVPNDTYLDQEQRVHIITGPNMAGKSTYIRQVALIVLMAQIGSFVPACRARIGVVDRIFTRVGAADDLFAGQSTFMVEMQEVANILRHATRRSLVILDEVGRGTSTTDGLSIARAVTEYLHDVTGARTLFATHYHELVTLAGQLAGVKNYCVAVREEGEEITFLRTIVPGSTDKSYGIHVARLAGLPPAVLKRAQELLEQQPGGEVRAAVKTVKSITLTSIEKQVLHELASFALMAATPLEAMEQIFRWQRQLHQQGTEIAKISRG, encoded by the coding sequence ATGATGGAACAATACCGCCAGATCAAATCCCAGTATCCCGACAGCATCCTTTTTTTCCGCCTGGGCGATTTCTATGAGATGTTTTACGAGGATGCCGAAGTGGTATCCCGGGAACTGGACCTGGTGTTAACCTCCCGGGGCGGCAAGGAAGCGGCTCCCATGTGCGGGGTTCCTTACCACGCTGCCGATAGCTATTTAGCCCGCCTGATAGCTAAAGGCTATAAAGTAGCCATCTGTGAACAAATGGAAGATCCCCGCCAGGCCAAAGGCCTGGTCCGGCGCGAGGTTACCCGGGTGGTTACGCCAGGGACTATAATTGACGAAAAAGCCCTGCCGGCCAGGGGCAACAATTACCTGGCGGCCATCGTGGGTGAGGGCGGTAATTTAGGCCTGGCCTGGGCCGATGCCTCCACCGGTGAATTTCAATTTACCCTTTGCCCGGGCCTGGAAGAATTGCTTGACGAACTGGTACGCCTGATGCCTGCGGAGTATTTACTGCCACCTGAACTGGCCACCGATGCTTCTTTTTGCCGGCGCCTGCAGCTCTATACCCGGGGCGTAATTACCAGCTGGGCCCCGGCAGCTGACCCCGCAGATGCCCGGCAGGCGCTCTCCGACCACTTTGGTAAGGATAAAGTGGACCAGGTGGAATTACCGCCGGCAGCCGGCCTGGCCGCAGCCATGGTCCTATCCTTCCTGCAGGCTACCCAGCATAGCTCCCTGGCCCACCTGGATGCCCCGGCACCGGCAGCTTCCACCAGCCGTATGGTCCTCGACCAGGCCACCCGGCGCAACCTGGAGCTGGTAGCCTGCGGTCGGGAGCAAAAGCGAGAGGGTTCTTTACTCTGGGTCCTGGATAAAACGGTCACCGCCATGGGAGCCCGCACCCTCAGGCGCTGGCTGGACCAGCCCCTGGTGGATGTCAAGGCCATTAAGGCTCGCCAGGAGGCCGTGGCGGAACTGGTGGACGGTTTTATCCTGCGCCAGGAGTTACGGGAAGCCTTACAGGCCGTACGGGACCTGGAGCGCCTGGCTGGCCGGGTGGCTTATGGTACGGCCGGCGGGCGGGACCTCCAATCCTTAAGGGGGTCCCTGGCGGTGGTGCCGGAAGTTATGGAGTTACTGGTAGGTGTCCGGGCCAGGTTTTTACTTAAAATTAGGGAACAGATGGATCCCCTGGCGGATCTGGTGGACCTCCTGGGCCGGGCCATCGTCGATGACCCGCCGGTTGGTATCCATGAGGGAGGGATTATCCGGCCCGGTTATAACGCCGAGGTTGATCATTTGCGCCAGGCGGCAGAGCATGGCCGGGAATGGATAGCCAGCCTGGAAGCTGAAGAAAGGGAACGGACGGGGATCAAGTCGCTAAAGGTAGGCTATAACCGGGTTTTTGGTTATTACATAGAGGTTACCCGGCCGAATCTACCCCAGGTACCGGCCGATTATGAGCGCAAACAGACCCTGGCCAACGCTGAGCGCTTTGTTACCAGCCGCCTCCAGGAACTGGAACGCCAGGTGCTGGGAGCCGAAGAGAGACTGGTCCAGCTGGAGTATGAGCTTTTTCAAGCCCTCCGGGAAGAAGTGCTGAAAGTGCTGCCCCGCATCCAGCGCACGGCCCGGGCCCTGGGGGTCCTGGATGCCCTCCTTTCCCTGGCTACTGTGGCCGTGGATCATAACTATACCTGCCCCCAGGTAGATACCGGCATGGTTATCCAGATCGAGCAGGGGCGGCACCCGGTCGTGGAACTGGTGGGGGCCCACGGTAGCTTCGTACCCAACGACACTTACCTGGACCAGGAACAGCGGGTGCATATTATTACCGGCCCCAACATGGCCGGCAAATCCACCTATATCCGCCAGGTGGCTTTAATCGTCCTTATGGCCCAGATCGGCAGCTTTGTGCCGGCCTGCAGGGCAAGGATTGGGGTGGTAGACAGGATCTTTACCCGGGTGGGCGCCGCCGATGACCTCTTTGCCGGCCAGAGCACCTTTATGGTCGAGATGCAGGAAGTGGCCAACATATTGCGCCATGCTACCCGGCGGAGCCTCGTCATCCTGGATGAAGTAGGGCGGGGGACAAGTACTACCGACGGTTTAAGTATTGCCAGGGCGGTCACGGAGTATTTACATGATGTCACCGGCGCCCGCACCCTCTTTGCCACCCACTATCACGAACTGGTAACCCTGGCAGGGCAGCTGGCCGGGGTAAAAAATTACTGCGTAGCCGTCCGGGAAGAGGGGGAAGAGATTACCTTCCTGCGCACCATTGTTCCCGGCAGTACCGATAAAAGCTATGGTATCCATGTGGCCCGCCTGGCCGGTTTACCCCCTGCGGTGCTCAAGCGTGCCCAGGAGCTTTTAGAACAGCAACCCGGTGGTGAAGTCCGGGCTGCCGTGAAAACGGTAAAGAGCATAACACTGACCAGCATTGAAAAACAGGTTTTACATGAGCTGGCGAGTTTCGCCCTGATGGCCGCCACGCCCCTGGAAGCCATGGAACAGATTTTCCGCTGGCAGCGGCAGCTCCACCAGCAGGGGACGGAAATAGCAAAAATAAGCAGGGGATGA
- the mutL gene encoding DNA mismatch repair endonuclease MutL: MTGELYPRIAILDADTANQIAAGEVVERPASVVKELVENSLDAAARHITIEVKGGGLTLIRVRDDGWGINREDAALAFARHATSKIRRATDLTGITTLGFRGEALPSIAAVARVEMDTRPPGETAGTRVRIAGGGEPEVTATGCPPGTTVTVTDLFFNTPARRQYLKKPANEARAIVAAVEKLALAHPEVAFSLHLEGRRLLSTPGNSDLQAVVAALYGLETGRELLPLAGEGAGWTMKGFISPPWLHRAGRSQQVLTVNGRYIFNRVLTRAVEECYQAVIPSGRHPLFILQLAIDPRLVDVNVHPAKLEVRFQQEYELARQVAALVNRALHTPRAVTPVTAGRLEGRKATGPVALQQDFSFQRKEEEARFWGEYILRERPLAEEKRVDKVEEVQEVKPDKEIDARSDLKTEPVAAGGQVLPTLRAIGQLLNTYILAEGKDGLYIIDQHAAHERCRFESLQKRVNSGRWPAQMLEPPLTLHLAPAMTVKLIDQIVTLRELGFIVETFGANSFLLRSVPLGVPPGKEREVLEDFLAGDHLLAGERLLKLIACHGAIKAGDPLSGAEMQKLLEELQGLSQPYTCPHGRPAVVRLDQATIARYFHRPLA, translated from the coding sequence TTGACAGGTGAACTTTATCCCAGGATAGCCATCCTGGATGCCGACACAGCCAACCAGATCGCCGCCGGGGAAGTAGTCGAAAGGCCGGCCTCGGTGGTCAAAGAGCTGGTGGAAAATTCTTTAGATGCCGCTGCCCGGCATATTACCATTGAAGTTAAAGGGGGCGGCCTCACCTTAATCCGTGTCCGGGATGACGGCTGGGGGATTAACCGGGAGGATGCTGCCCTGGCCTTTGCCCGCCATGCTACCAGTAAGATTCGCCGGGCCACCGACCTGACGGGGATTACCACCCTGGGCTTCCGGGGTGAAGCTTTACCCAGTATTGCCGCCGTGGCCCGGGTAGAAATGGATACCAGGCCCCCGGGAGAGACTGCCGGTACCAGGGTAAGGATTGCCGGCGGCGGGGAGCCGGAGGTTACTGCAACCGGCTGCCCCCCCGGTACCACGGTGACGGTGACCGATTTATTTTTTAATACTCCGGCGCGGCGGCAGTACTTAAAGAAACCGGCTAACGAGGCCCGCGCCATTGTTGCTGCTGTAGAAAAGCTGGCCCTGGCCCACCCGGAAGTAGCCTTTAGTCTCCACCTGGAGGGCAGGCGCTTGCTGTCTACCCCGGGTAATAGTGATTTACAGGCGGTGGTGGCGGCCCTTTACGGCCTGGAAACAGGCCGGGAATTACTGCCCCTGGCAGGAGAGGGTGCAGGCTGGACCATGAAGGGTTTCATCTCGCCGCCCTGGTTACACCGGGCCGGCCGCAGCCAGCAGGTGTTAACTGTTAACGGCCGCTATATTTTTAACCGCGTCCTAACCCGGGCCGTGGAGGAGTGTTACCAGGCCGTTATTCCCAGCGGCCGCCATCCCCTTTTTATCCTGCAACTGGCTATAGACCCCCGCCTGGTGGATGTCAATGTCCACCCGGCCAAACTGGAGGTACGCTTCCAGCAGGAATACGAGCTGGCCCGGCAGGTAGCCGCCCTGGTAAACAGGGCCCTGCATACTCCCCGGGCCGTCACGCCAGTAACCGCGGGCCGGCTGGAGGGAAGAAAGGCAACCGGGCCGGTCGCCCTCCAGCAAGATTTTAGTTTCCAGAGAAAGGAAGAAGAAGCCCGGTTTTGGGGAGAATATATATTAAGGGAAAGGCCCCTGGCAGAGGAAAAAAGGGTAGATAAGGTTGAAGAAGTACAGGAGGTAAAACCTGATAAGGAAATTGATGCCCGGAGCGACTTAAAAACGGAACCAGTGGCAGCCGGCGGCCAGGTCCTGCCAACCTTAAGGGCCATAGGCCAGCTACTTAATACCTACATCCTGGCTGAAGGCAAGGATGGCCTTTATATCATTGACCAGCACGCGGCCCATGAACGCTGTCGCTTTGAAAGCCTGCAAAAACGGGTTAACTCCGGCAGGTGGCCGGCGCAGATGCTGGAGCCCCCCCTGACCTTACACCTGGCCCCGGCCATGACGGTGAAACTCATTGACCAGATTGTGACCTTGCGGGAGCTAGGGTTTATAGTTGAAACCTTTGGCGCCAATTCCTTTTTGCTGCGGTCGGTGCCCTTAGGTGTACCGCCGGGCAAAGAAAGGGAAGTCCTGGAGGACTTCCTGGCCGGCGATCATCTACTGGCAGGGGAAAGGCTCCTGAAGCTCATCGCCTGTCATGGGGCTATTAAAGCCGGGGACCCCCTCAGTGGGGCAGAGATGCAAAAGCTTTTGGAAGAACTGCAGGGCCTTAGCCAGCCTTATACCTGCCCCCATGGCCGGCCGGCAGTGGTCCGCCTGGACCAGGCCACCATCGCCCGTTATTTTCACCGGCCTTTAGCGTAA
- the miaA gene encoding tRNA (adenosine(37)-N6)-dimethylallyltransferase MiaA, which yields MTAKEPLAAIVGPTATGKSAIALQVAARLKAEIISVDSAQVYRGMDIGTAKLTPAERVGPDGVPVPHHLIDIVNPDEPFSVANFQRLARETVTSILQRGRLPLLVGGTGLYYQAVVDPYLFTPMPGDKKIRQHLEEQARRRGNEYLYEQLKRVDPEAARRIHLHDRRRLVRALEVYIMTGKPISAALEWRRRQETPYHLAAVALTMPRPQLYRRIENRIDAMIARGLVEEVRGLLARYDYRLPALQAVGYKEIGAYVRGEMKLEEAVALLKRNTRRLAKRQLTWFKRDTRLRWWEVDPGRIEEISAEIANYIAGHLDINVE from the coding sequence TTGACTGCCAAGGAACCTCTGGCGGCCATCGTCGGGCCCACGGCTACCGGTAAATCGGCCATAGCCCTGCAGGTAGCTGCCAGGCTGAAGGCGGAAATAATCTCCGTCGATTCCGCCCAGGTTTACCGGGGTATGGATATTGGCACAGCCAAATTAACGCCGGCAGAACGGGTGGGCCCTGACGGAGTACCCGTACCCCATCATTTAATTGACATTGTTAATCCGGACGAGCCCTTTAGTGTAGCTAATTTTCAAAGGCTGGCCCGGGAAACGGTAACGTCCATTCTCCAACGAGGGCGACTGCCCCTGCTGGTAGGGGGAACGGGCCTTTATTACCAGGCGGTAGTCGATCCCTACCTTTTTACTCCCATGCCCGGGGACAAAAAAATCCGGCAACATCTGGAGGAACAGGCGCGGCGCCGCGGTAATGAATACCTTTATGAACAGTTAAAAAGAGTTGACCCGGAAGCGGCGCGGCGGATTCACCTCCATGACCGGCGCCGGCTGGTTAGAGCTTTGGAAGTTTATATCATGACAGGCAAGCCCATTTCGGCGGCCTTAGAATGGCGGCGACGGCAAGAAACGCCTTACCACCTGGCGGCAGTTGCCCTGACTATGCCCAGGCCGCAACTTTACCGCCGGATAGAAAACCGGATCGATGCCATGATAGCCAGGGGGCTGGTAGAGGAAGTCCGAGGCTTACTGGCCAGATATGATTACCGCCTGCCAGCCCTCCAGGCCGTGGGCTATAAGGAAATTGGCGCTTACGTCCGCGGTGAGATGAAACTGGAGGAAGCTGTAGCCCTCTTGAAACGTAATACCAGGCGCCTGGCCAAAAGGCAGCTGACATGGTTTAAGCGGGATACACGCCTGCGCTGGTGGGAAGTTGACCCCGGGAGGATAGAGGAAATATCTGCAGAGATTGCTAATTATATTGCAGGACACCTTGATATTAATGTAGAATAG
- the hfq gene encoding RNA chaperone Hfq, protein MNKTQGNLQDLFLNVLRRDNTPVTIYLVNGFQLKGVVRGFDNFTVVLDADGKQQMIYKHAISTIMPFRPVNLMAESKAEAK, encoded by the coding sequence ATGAATAAAACACAAGGGAACCTGCAGGACTTGTTTTTAAATGTGTTGCGCAGGGACAATACCCCCGTCACTATTTACCTGGTTAACGGTTTTCAACTGAAAGGGGTAGTACGGGGCTTTGACAATTTTACCGTGGTCCTGGATGCCGATGGCAAGCAACAAATGATCTACAAGCATGCCATTTCTACCATCATGCCCTTCCGGCCGGTTAATCTCATGGCCGAGAGCAAGGCGGAAGCCAAATAA
- a CDS encoding DUF1540 domain-containing protein — MPGPKVKCKVNTCNHWMNGDLCTAGNIDIMHEEEGKMAQNPEQTQCKTFYARRGLANLLGSLDNVNWGGLLSNTFLPGGELYPSVTCIVNTCTYWAEGNHCKAEKIDVVGVNADESQDTNCFTFKRKS; from the coding sequence ATGCCCGGACCCAAAGTAAAGTGCAAAGTAAATACCTGTAACCACTGGATGAACGGCGACCTCTGTACGGCAGGCAATATTGATATTATGCATGAAGAAGAGGGCAAGATGGCCCAGAATCCCGAACAGACCCAGTGCAAGACCTTTTATGCCCGCCGGGGGCTGGCCAACCTGCTGGGCTCCCTGGATAATGTCAACTGGGGCGGCCTCTTGAGCAATACCTTCCTGCCCGGGGGAGAACTTTATCCCTCTGTTACCTGTATCGTCAATACCTGTACTTACTGGGCGGAAGGAAACCACTGTAAGGCCGAAAAGATTGATGTGGTCGGCGTTAATGCCGACGAAAGCCAGGATACCAACTGTTTTACCTTTAAGCGCAAAAGTTAA
- a CDS encoding AAA family ATPase, whose translation MQVKFGTSNTKGSSRALIRPLQRDRGSGDNELNSRRRVDAVMAELEKMIGLDNVKGLIKELRAFVEIQRRRQREGLVSSANTLHMIFKGNPGTGKSTVARLMGRLFKELGVLSQGHLIEVERADLVGEYIGHTAHKAREQLKKAIGGILFIDEAYSLARGGEKDFGREAIDVLVKGMEDYRENLILILAGYKDEMDYFLETNPGLRSRFPIQLEFPDYTVPELLAIAQVMLAEKQYILTPAAAGELEKILRREVLLGHRYNGNARMVRNIIERAMRRQALRLVNKKNLTRQELMSIEREDLLRPALPAGVKEGESNLPGGPPICYNNSR comes from the coding sequence TTGCAGGTTAAATTTGGCACCAGTAACACTAAAGGAAGTAGCAGGGCCCTGATTCGCCCCCTCCAGCGTGACCGGGGCAGCGGGGATAATGAATTAAACAGCCGGCGGCGGGTGGATGCTGTTATGGCCGAGCTGGAAAAAATGATCGGCCTGGACAATGTCAAGGGTTTAATCAAGGAATTAAGGGCCTTTGTCGAGATTCAACGCCGGCGCCAGCGGGAAGGGCTGGTGAGCAGCGCCAATACCCTGCACATGATTTTTAAAGGCAACCCGGGTACGGGGAAAAGTACCGTCGCCAGGCTGATGGGGCGGTTATTCAAAGAACTCGGCGTCTTGTCCCAGGGGCACCTGATTGAGGTAGAACGGGCCGACCTGGTGGGGGAGTACATCGGCCACACGGCCCACAAAGCCCGGGAACAGCTAAAAAAGGCCATTGGGGGTATACTCTTTATTGATGAGGCCTATTCCCTGGCCCGGGGCGGGGAGAAGGATTTTGGCCGCGAAGCCATTGACGTCCTGGTCAAGGGTATGGAGGATTACCGCGAGAACCTGATTCTCATCCTGGCCGGTTATAAAGACGAAATGGACTATTTCCTGGAGACAAACCCGGGCCTGCGTTCCCGTTTTCCTATCCAGCTGGAATTTCCCGATTATACCGTGCCGGAATTGCTGGCCATTGCCCAGGTGATGCTGGCTGAAAAACAATATATCCTTACGCCAGCGGCTGCCGGGGAGCTAGAAAAGATTTTACGCCGGGAAGTCCTTTTGGGCCACCGCTATAACGGTAATGCCCGCATGGTGCGCAATATTATCGAAAGGGCCATGCGCCGCCAGGCCTTGCGGCTGGTAAATAAGAAAAACCTTACCCGGCAGGAATTGATGAGTATTGAAAGGGAAGACCTGTTGCGACCGGCCCTGCCGGCCGGGGTAAAGGAAGGGGAAAGCAATCTTCCCGGGGGACCGCCGATCTGCTATAATAACTCCCGGTAG
- a CDS encoding aminotransferase class I/II-fold pyridoxal phosphate-dependent enzyme: protein MDWHKDITRFFPIAPWLVAKLEAAENDSREAIAAVNAVSAYNHLKVLQAFQRQGINEYHFQDSTGYGYGDLGRSTLERLFASLFGGNAALVRPQIVSGTHALTLALSALLRPGDTLLSACGRPYDTLATVIGLGPRVAGSLREWGIKYAEVALDTQGRPDLAKLAEAVDDIRPRLCLIQRSRGYSLRPSLGIQELDRIISTIKEVNRETVCLVDNCYGELVEEQEPGEIGADLVVGSLIKNPGGGLAPGGGYIVGREDLVEEVAARLTAPGLGGELGAFTEKRLYYQGLYLAPLVVREALTGAIVAAAFFQDLGFDVDPLPGERRRDIVQCIILRQREALLAFCQGLQKGCPVEATTVPEPALLPGYEDQVIMAGGTFIQGSSIELSADGPLRPPYAVFLQGGQAYPYTRVALLMAVQEMVNRGLLQEKRR, encoded by the coding sequence TTGGATTGGCACAAAGATATAACCAGGTTTTTTCCCATTGCCCCCTGGCTGGTAGCGAAGCTAGAGGCAGCCGAAAATGACAGCCGGGAAGCAATCGCGGCCGTAAATGCCGTCAGCGCCTATAATCACTTAAAGGTACTCCAGGCCTTTCAAAGGCAGGGGATAAACGAGTACCATTTCCAGGATTCCACGGGCTATGGCTATGGTGACCTGGGGCGTTCCACCCTGGAGCGGCTTTTTGCCAGCCTTTTTGGCGGCAATGCTGCCCTGGTTCGCCCGCAGATTGTTTCCGGTACCCACGCCCTGACCCTGGCTTTAAGTGCCCTTTTGCGGCCAGGCGACACCCTGCTGTCCGCCTGCGGCCGCCCCTACGACACCCTGGCTACGGTCATCGGCCTGGGCCCGCGGGTAGCGGGAAGCTTAAGGGAATGGGGGATAAAATACGCCGAAGTAGCCTTAGATACCCAAGGCCGTCCGGACCTGGCAAAGCTGGCCGAGGCTGTAGATGATATACGGCCCCGTTTGTGCCTTATCCAGCGTTCCCGGGGCTATAGCTTACGGCCTTCCCTGGGTATCCAGGAACTGGACCGGATAATCAGCACCATTAAAGAGGTCAACCGGGAAACCGTCTGCCTGGTCGATAACTGTTACGGGGAGCTGGTAGAGGAGCAGGAACCGGGTGAGATAGGGGCCGATCTGGTGGTGGGTTCTTTAATTAAAAACCCCGGCGGCGGTCTGGCACCGGGCGGTGGCTATATAGTGGGACGGGAGGACCTGGTAGAGGAGGTGGCGGCGCGCCTGACCGCACCCGGCCTGGGGGGCGAGCTGGGGGCCTTTACTGAGAAACGCCTTTATTACCAGGGCTTATACCTGGCTCCCCTGGTAGTCAGGGAGGCCCTTACGGGAGCCATCGTTGCGGCTGCCTTTTTCCAGGACCTGGGCTTTGACGTTGACCCTTTGCCCGGGGAACGAAGGCGGGATATCGTCCAATGTATTATCCTGAGACAGCGGGAAGCACTGCTGGCCTTTTGCCAGGGGCTGCAAAAGGGTTGCCCGGTAGAGGCGACTACGGTACCGGAACCAGCCCTGCTGCCCGGTTATGAAGACCAGGTCATCATGGCCGGGGGGACCTTTATCCAGGGCTCTTCCATTGAGCTCAGCGCCGATGGCCCCTTACGGCCGCCCTATGCCGTTTTCCTCCAGGGGGGACAGGCCTATCCCTATACCAGGGTCGCCCTCCTGATGGCGGTCCAGGAAATGGTAAACCGGGGTTTGCTTCAGGAGAAACGGCGGTAA
- the lexA gene encoding transcriptional repressor LexA, producing MTSDLTPRQEMVLNYIRHFIDVHGYPPTVRDICQATGLRSSSTVHGHLNRLEKKGYIRRDPTRSRAIEILTTYPGPSHTTRNMVSVPLLGKITAGQPILAVENIEEVFPLPSELAGSEDAFMLQVQGDSMIEAGILDGDYLIVRPQDRAENGDIVVALLGDEATVKYFHRYEDHIELVPANSRLQPIKTREVTILGKVTGLYRRFS from the coding sequence TTGACGTCCGATTTAACGCCCAGGCAAGAAATGGTCCTTAACTATATCCGCCATTTTATCGATGTGCACGGTTACCCACCTACGGTCCGGGACATCTGCCAGGCTACTGGCCTGCGTTCAAGTTCTACCGTTCACGGCCATTTAAACCGGCTGGAGAAAAAGGGTTACATCCGCCGCGATCCCACCCGCTCCCGGGCCATCGAAATCCTTACCACCTACCCGGGCCCTTCCCATACCACTAGAAACATGGTTTCCGTCCCTCTGCTGGGCAAAATTACCGCGGGTCAGCCCATCCTGGCCGTGGAAAATATCGAAGAAGTCTTCCCTCTCCCCTCCGAACTGGCCGGGAGTGAAGACGCCTTTATGCTCCAGGTCCAGGGCGACAGCATGATTGAAGCCGGTATCCTGGATGGCGATTACCTCATTGTCCGGCCCCAGGACAGGGCCGAAAACGGTGATATTGTCGTTGCTCTCCTCGGTGACGAAGCTACCGTTAAATATTTCCACCGCTATGAAGACCATATAGAACTGGTCCCGGCCAACAGCCGCCTGCAACCCATTAAAACCCGGGAAGTAACCATCCTGGGTAAGGTCACCGGCCTTTACCGCCGTTTCTCCTGA
- a CDS encoding (2Fe-2S)-binding protein: MTHEVCGGKGREATTACPVCGTKGQKVPGITVASLLNTAVAASFSDIRYNLCLSPSCNVVYYSDNGTVFTKENVRVPVWFKEESPRIICYCNNVTDSEILDHIVTRQCCHNLKDIREHTGANAGHDCLTKNPAGT; this comes from the coding sequence ATGACGCATGAAGTCTGCGGTGGTAAAGGCAGGGAAGCTACCACGGCTTGCCCGGTTTGTGGTACAAAGGGGCAAAAAGTACCGGGGATAACGGTAGCTAGTTTACTTAATACGGCAGTAGCGGCTTCTTTTAGCGATATCCGGTACAATTTATGCCTGTCACCATCATGTAACGTTGTCTACTATAGCGATAATGGTACCGTATTTACCAAGGAAAATGTCCGCGTGCCGGTCTGGTTTAAAGAAGAATCGCCCCGGATAATCTGCTACTGTAATAACGTTACGGATAGTGAGATATTGGACCACATAGTAACCAGGCAATGCTGCCACAATTTAAAGGACATCCGGGAACATACGGGTGCTAATGCCGGTCATGACTGCCTTACCAAAAACCCGGCCGGAACCTGA
- a CDS encoding deoxyribonuclease IV, translating to MKPGAYNGEGMKMLRLGAHLSIAKGLPKTVTMATEIKANTFQYFTRNPRGGAAREIPPSEIAAWQEARQRAGLYPIAGHLPYTVNLGAVPGRQQEFARMVLHDDTLRVAAIGGEYLITHPGHHEGDHEAGLERIIQVIKESYLSIPEPGPMLLLETMAGQGKEVGSLDDLRYILAGLEWPERVGVCLDSAHLFAAGWDLRTPSGCWQLVKELEAKIGLERVKVMHLNDSLAPLGSHRDRHAGIGRGELGEEGIAAIVNDPFLGELTLLLETPVSTYEEYGAEIALVQKLRLDGSREPVL from the coding sequence ATGAAGCCTGGTGCTTATAACGGTGAAGGCATGAAAATGCTGCGCCTGGGAGCCCACCTTTCCATAGCGAAGGGATTACCGAAAACCGTAACTATGGCCACAGAAATAAAGGCCAATACCTTCCAGTATTTCACCCGTAACCCCCGCGGCGGCGCGGCCAGGGAAATCCCGCCTTCAGAAATAGCCGCCTGGCAGGAGGCCAGGCAAAGGGCCGGCCTCTATCCCATTGCCGGCCACCTGCCCTATACCGTCAACCTGGGAGCTGTACCAGGCAGGCAGCAGGAATTTGCCCGTATGGTCCTCCATGATGACACCTTGAGGGTAGCTGCTATTGGGGGCGAATACCTGATCACTCACCCCGGCCACCACGAAGGCGACCACGAGGCCGGTTTAGAGAGAATTATCCAGGTGATTAAAGAGTCCTATTTAAGTATCCCTGAACCAGGCCCAATGCTTTTACTGGAAACCATGGCCGGGCAGGGAAAAGAAGTAGGTTCCCTTGATGATTTGCGTTACATCCTGGCAGGTCTGGAGTGGCCGGAAAGGGTGGGTGTTTGCCTGGACTCGGCCCATCTATTCGCCGCCGGCTGGGACCTGCGGACCCCATCCGGCTGCTGGCAACTGGTCAAAGAGTTAGAAGCAAAGATTGGCCTGGAGCGGGTTAAGGTCATGCATTTAAATGATTCCCTGGCGCCCCTGGGCAGTCACCGGGACCGCCATGCCGGTATCGGCAGGGGAGAACTGGGGGAGGAGGGGATAGCTGCTATTGTCAACGATCCTTTTCTTGGTGAGTTGACCTTGCTTTTAGAAACACCGGTAAGCACCTATGAAGAATACGGGGCTGAAATTGCCCTGGTGCAGAAACTACGTCTTGACGGCTCCCGGGAACCTGTGCTATAA